From the Schistocerca piceifrons isolate TAMUIC-IGC-003096 chromosome 2, iqSchPice1.1, whole genome shotgun sequence genome, the window TAAGACTTCTATACATGACATCATAATTAGTAGCGGCCTCTTGGGGTGCCAAGCTAAGAGGGGTgcccaagtgcaagatttgtataaAGTGTATACCACAATTAGCAGCAAAAACTGACACGGGTGGAAGTGTAGGAGAGAAAAAAGGGGAGGGAGAGTGGAGGCACCAAAATATAAGTCACTCATTTGGAAAAATTTCTTGAACCTCCCTGCATTAGTGCACTATACTACACTTGAAGGCACATGCTCCtaccaaacaatgagaaaatttttttGTCTAAATTTTATACTGGATAAATTTCCACTTTCCCATCTTTTATTTTAGATATTCAAATTACATCATCAGTTTCAGGATTCTAATATCTCATCTTTAGATCTCCATGTAGTTGTTCTGATTTTTACAAATTCGCATATGTCATCCAAATCAGGATGGCTTCTTTAACGACTATCATATGTGACTAAGACATCCACTATTAATAATTCTTTACTGGTCTCTTTTAGTTGGCTTGGTGGCTCAGTGGTAAAGTGCCAGACTACAGATACAAAGGTTTCAGATGCAATTCCTggtcagtcctaggatttttatctgtcacttatcacttctttcacctcttaaTGTTTCTTGGTGTGAAAAATAATGAGCTGCACGGTGGTTTGAAATCCATGTTAAATTGTAGGTCCATCTGTAACTGGCTGGGTGAGTCAGCTcagaggtcagaggaaggcaatggcataccacctccaacagggccAGGTGTAGTAAAGCACTCTGATATTCAAATGAACTTTTTTGTAGCTCTGCTGGCTGGCTGGTTGAAACTCAATAACATACAAGTGAACCGAAGCTCACTGCTATTCTTACTGACATGGACAACATCCTTGAGTGTGTGATTCATTTATGAACATACAAATGGTCATCAAGTGTCAACATTACATAAAAATGATTTAACTATATACACTAAACTTATCAAGTGCTCATACAAACATGTTTCCAGATAAATACATATAAAACatctgaaagaaaataaatcatctacaacactaaaataaaaataaaagtaaatccgggttttacttttcatttcttttccttcattgcttgcttcaTAACAAACTGTTCTGTATTATTATTTGTTTAATCACTACCACAGCCCCATTATATCATACTGACAATTAATATGAAGCTCACACAATTAAAGATGGCTTGCATCATAGCACCAGATGTAAACTTAGGAAACACAATAAACAGACACTTAAAATTCCACAAAAAGTTCTCTGCATAATTAAAAGAGCAAAGTAAATCACTTAAAACACTGAATAAACCACTACACTGTCCATggacaataaatgaaaataatgaacatTATAACAACTGGAATGGTTGAAGTCATTCGAACTACAGAGGTTTTGCACTTCATATGTAGAGTACAAGAGTAAATAGAATGAAAAAtgacatacttaaaaaaaaaattcctggtaATGACTGTTCCACAATACTTAAAATGCAATAGTTAGCACACACATTAACAGGGGAATTAAAAATACATCTGAGTCACATtacataaattttaataaaatttacagaCACCAGAACCAAACAGGCAATGGCCCAAATAATGACAAATATTACCCAGCCTCTGCCTGAAAATGGTGAAGAAAAGTCATTTTTCACACCCATCCCTATTACTTCCATTGTCTTCTTCCTAGCTGCCAAGACTAGGGCTGCTGGAATAAAATACTGGATGCCAGCACCAGCATACGATCCAGTGATAGCTACCAATTTTTTCAGGTCTTCAGTTGTAAATGCTACAACAAAAGGAGGAACTATAGCGAGGAGAGGAAAAATAACTTTACGAATGCACCACCTATAGTGACGGCCATCTGTCAGGAACAGTGACTTCAGATTATTGCGCAACGTTATTGCAATTATCGGGAAACTTGTGCTCAATGTAAAAACAGGGAAAAGGGCGAGGAAGTACTCTATCACTTTCATTAAAAGTCCTACATCATCAGAGTTACAGTCACCTGAGCCTCGTGGTCCAAAGTCTAGTGTGTAGAGGTCATCCAGATGTTGAAACGCAAATGCACCTGTCATGGCGAGcagtaaataaaagacagttatgaGCAAATAATCCAGCGCCAAGCAACGTGTCAGTTTTGATTTGTCTGCTATTGGCGCGACTAGAGCAGGCAGTGAGTGATGGCACATAAATGAATAGACACACGCACCAAACAAACTGGGAACACCCAATAGGTCGGCAGCTGGTGGGTGGCCCTTGGGCCCTTCAACAATAAGTTTGTATGCAGCATACACAGTCATGAAGCCAAAAGCTGGAAAGAAATGAATTTCTATATCAGAAATAGAAACAATTACAAGATGACTGTACAAATAGCAGTTTTACATATTCAGTctaaagtaaggaatcagaaaggaTTGGAGAAAACAAGATAGGCAAGGACTACATGGAGACTTTGCCAGGGACCTCAGGTCATTGGACAGCAAAAAAGGAGGGCAAAGCAACAAAGATttttctttctctctgtatctTTATGGTATACCAGATTTCTCCTTTTCCCAATTTACACATAATTTGTCCATTGATTCCATGAATGCCACAGCATGCATCATGGTACCTGTTTTTAAAAGTTGAATACTCACTATTTTGGATTACTTCTGTTCTACACCTTTAAAGTcacaaattacattattttacAGTTCTTTGACATTACACCAGTTTGCTTTAATTCTGAATCTGAATAAACATGAGACTTTCtcaaaaatatctacatctacatttacatctacatctgtactatgCAAACCATTGTGCAGTGCAAGGCAGAGGGTATGTTCCATTGTCCAGTTattccagttattagggtttcttcccattccaatcatgtacggagtgcgggaagaatgactgttttaatgcctctgtgtgtgtgtgctgtaattattctaaccttgtcctcatgatccctaagtGAGTGAAATGTagaaggttgtagtatattcctagagtcaccatttaaagctggttcttgaaactttgttaggagaccttctcgggatagtttacatctaccttcaagagtctaccagttcagtttcttcagtacttGTGTGACTCTCTCCCATCATCAAACAAAATCACTCCACTACGGGGAACTGATTGGGAATAGGTTGAGAACTGTATAGTCCCCCTAAATGGGACAGGTGTGCATCACACACAACAAGCTgccactcaggtagctgactgttaGTGGGTGCCCATAAGGTTTTTTTTAGGCAAGGTGACTCTCCACTCAATtcagataatgacagctgtaggaaacccGGAAGTATTGGTGTAAGATCAAAAGaagtgcctcccacaggtgagagaattaaaatcctaatggttaacttTCGAAGCATTCAAAACAGAATGCTAGAGTTTCAAGTGCTCCTGAAAAGCTGTGAAACTCACAAAATATTAGTTACAGGAAGCTGGTTGAAACCCGAAACCGAGAGTtttcggaaaaatttaagtgtatatcaaaagaaatgggaaatggaagtggtgtatttgttgcagtagccaagaaactcaaatccactgagataggaaTTGAAGCTgcacgtgagattgtttgggcaagactcagtaccaGAGTTGGGCATAAAACGATaaatggatccttctatcgcccaccagactcatctcctgatctaACCGAAAACTCTGGGGAAAACCTCAGTTTGTGCTTAAATTCCCCAGTCATACTGCAATCATCGGtaaagactttaatcatccaacaatcaactgggaatattacagttttgttagtggaggGCATAATAAGACATCTTGTGAAACATTCCTAATACCTtcttgaaaactacctagaacagatagtttggaaccccactcaCTGAAATAtttggatctaatggcaataacTAGACTGGGCCTCTAAGGATATTCACACTGAAACAGGTATCAGCGAACAGGATGCTGTTGTGCCAACAATGataaccaaagtacaaaggacaaataaaacaaacagaaagatgtatatgttcagtaaaccacattaaaaaatcagtaagtagtgtcatatctcaacgaggaacttgaaactttcagtacaggacaggagcatgtagaggaaataggctcaagtttaaaagaataccgGGTAGCTAAGTACCCAGCAGAACAATTAATAGAAGAAGGGACTGTCCAGTGTACAAACTATGAGGCTATAGTtatagagatgctgaaagaaacacatttggctgtcaagatggCAATATTTGAAGCCTCAGGGCCTATCGTACCAGAATATTGTCAAAcaatatttcacaaaatccaaagaaattctggtcatatgtaaaggctgctagtggcaccaaagttcatgtctagtccctagcgaatgacacaggaactgaaatagacggtagcaaagcaaaagatgaATTGcttaattcagtttttaaatgttcctttagaaAGGAAATCCCAGGAGAATTGCACAAACTTAAtcttcataccactgaaaagatgactgaaatcagtattagtgtcaaatggtgttgagaaacaactgaaaccaTTAAAACTGAACCAAGCTCCAGGACCCACTGattatatactgaatttgcagctaaattagcccctcttctaactatgatctatcatagatcccttacAACATTTTCTCAGTTCCAACgtaatgaggtaccttgaacagaatgacctcctccatgctgaCCAGCATAgtttccaaaaacatcaatcatgtgatacccaactcacacttttctcaaatgacataaAAGCTATGGAtcaagcatttgactcagtaccacacctatgcataTTGTCAAATGTTCGataatatggggtatcaagtgaaatttgcaactgtaGTACAGACTTCTTGGTAGGGagggcacagcatgttatcttggatgaaaagCTGTTGTCAGATATAGAAATAATTTTTTGCGGACAATACTGATAGTAGCCCCAGAATTTTTGccaatgatgcagttacctataatgaagtactgtctgcaagtatctgcgtaaatattcagtcagatcttgataggattttaaagtggtgcaaagattggcaacttgctttacatgTTCATGGATGTAAAACTgtccacttcacaaaatgaaaaatcatATCAACGAGTCATTTTTGGAGTCggccaacttgtacaaataccttggtgtaacactttgtagggatataaaatggaatgatcacataagctcagttgtgggtaaagcaggtggcagacttcggttaattggtagaatactgaggaagcacaatcattctacaaaggagattggttaAAAATCACAcatgcaacccattctagaatatcaCTCAATTGTTTGGCACCcctaccaaataggattaactCGGAATACTGAATGGATTGCTTCCCCTGTCCACTACAAATTGTTGCTCCCGTCTGATGTGGTTCAGTTTAAGTCTGGCCTAAGCAACCGGAGATAGCGGTCATGTGTGTTTGTGAGGTGcggtgtgtgtgtgcattttccttttctgatgaaggcttggcagaaagcttaatgtgtaacacTCTTTACATTGTGCTTATCTGCTTCTCAATGTGTCATCtctatggtgagtaacaatctaccaTTTCCATTACTGTTTTGGTGCAGTTCAATGTTtgattgaacaatggaaactccagataggaatataaacaatgtaggaaaagatagattgttacttaccataaagaagacacatcaagttgcagacaggcacgattaagaAACACTCACatgaagctttcggccacagcatttgtcagtaaaacacacacacacacacacacacacacacacacacacacacacacacaagatcgccaactccagcatctcgggatGGAATGCTTGGCGATGGTGTGTGCATGAAGTGCAAAATTGACTTGTAAAGGGCTTAGCAGACACTTATATGGACCAGGCACTTAGTTATTTAAGGGGAAACTATGAAAGCAGCAACCAATCAAAGAATAACATTGGTAATGCCTTCTGCTCCCTACTCACTGTTGTCATTATCACACTGTTAATGCAGGTGTTGATTATCACAGTCAGTTTCCGATGAGGTTTGCGACTGGTAACACAAATGTTATGATTTGTTTTCATTACCTGCTCTTTTTCTCCACTGTGACATgcatttaatgttgttgttgttgttgtggtcttcagtcctgagactggtttgatgcagctctccatgctactctatcctgtgcaagctttttcatatcccagtacctactgcaacctacatccttctgaatctgcttagtgtattcatctcttggtctccctctacgatttttaccctccacgctgccctccaatactaaactggtgatcccttgatgcctcagaacatgtcctaccaaccgatcccttcttctggtcaagttgtgccacaaacttctcttctccccaatcctattcaatacttcctcattagttatgtgatctacccatctaatcttcagcattcttctgtagcaccacattcgaaagcttctattctcttcttgtccaaactatttatcgtccatgtttcacttccatacatggctacactccatacgaatactttcagaaatgacttcctgacacttaaatcaatactggatgttaacaaatttctcttcttcagaaacgcgttccttgccattgccagtctacattttatatcctctctacttcgaccatcatcagttattttgctccccaaatagcaaaactcctttactactttaagtgcctcatttcctaatctaattccctcagcatcacccgacttaattagactacattccattatccttgttttgcttttgttgatgttcatcttatatcctcctttcaagacactgtccattccattcaactgctcttccaagtcctttgctgtctctgacagaattacaatgtcatcggcgaacctcaaagtttttatttcttctccatgaattttaatacctactctgaatttttcttttgtttcctttactgcttgctcaatatacagattgaacaacatcggggagaggctacaaccctgtcttactcccttccaaaccactgcttccctttcatgtccctcgactcttataactgccatctggtttctgtacaaattgtaaatagcctttcgctccctgtattttacccctgccacctttagaatttgaaagagagtattccagtcaacattgtcaaaagctttctctaagtctacaaatgctagaaacgtaggtttgcctttccttaatctttcttctaagataagtcttaaggtcagtattgcctcacgtgttccagtgtttctacggaatccaaactgatctaccccgaggttggcttctactagtttttccattcgtctgtaaggaattcatgttagtattttgcagctgtgacttattaaactgatagttcggtaattttcacatctgtcaacacctgctttctttgggattggaattattatattcttcttgaagtctgagggtatttcgcctgtttcatacatcttgctcaccagatggtagagttttgtcaggactggctctcccacggccgtcagtagttccaatggaatgttgtctactccgggggccttgtttcgagtcagatctttcagtgctctgtcaaactcttcacgcagtatcatatctcccatttcatcttcatctacatcctcttccatttccataatattgtcctcaagtacatcgcccttgtatagatcctctatatactccttccacctttctgctttcccttctttgcttagaactgggtttccatctgagctcttgatattcatacaagtcgttctcttatctccaaaggtctctttaattttcctgtaggcagtatctatcttacccctagtgagataagcctctacatccttacatttgtcctctagccatccctgcttagccattttgcacttcctgtcgatctcatttttgagacgtttgtattcctttttgccggtttcacttactgcatttttatattttctcctttcatcaattaaattcaatatttcttctgttacccaaggatttctactagccctcgtctttttacctacttgatcctctgctgccttcactacttcatccctcaaagctacccattcttcttctactgtatttatttcccccattcctgtcaattgctcccttatgctctccctgaatctctgtacaatctctggttctttcagtttatccaggtcccatctccttaaattcccacctttttgcagtttcttcagttttaatctacaggtcataaccaatagattgtggtcagagtccacatctgcccctggaaatgtcttacaatttaaaacctggttcctaaatctctgtcttaccattatataatctgataccttttagtatctccagggttcttccatgtatacaaccttctttcatgattcttaaaccaagtgttagttatgattatgttgtgctctgtgcaaaattctaccaggcggcttcctctttcatttctgtcccccaatccatattcacctactatgtttccttctctcccttttcctacactcgaattccagtcacccatgactattaaattttcgtctcccttcacaatctgaataatttcttttatttcatcatacatttcttcaatttcttcgtcatctgcagagctagttggcatataaacttgtactactgtagtaggtgtgggcttcgtatctatcttggccacaataatgcgttcactatgctgtttgtagtagcttacccgcattcctattttcctattcattattaaacctactcctgcattacccctatttgattttgtgtttataaccctgtagtcacctgaccagaagtcttgttcctcctgccaccgaacttcactaattcccactacatctaacttcaacctatccatttccctttttaaattttctaacctacctgcccgattaagggatctgacattccacgctccgatccgtagaacgccagttttctttctcctgataacgacatcctcttgagtagtccccgcccggagatccgaatgggggactattttacctccggaatattttacccaagaggacgccatcatcatgtaatcatacagtaaagctgcatgccctcgggaaaaattacagctgtagtttccccttgctttcagccgttcgcagtaccagcacagcaaggccgttttggttattgttacaaggccagatcagtcaatcatccagactgttgcccttgcaactactgaaaaggctgctgcccctcttcaggaaccacacgtttgtctggcctctcaacagatacccctccgttgtggttgcacctacggtacggctatctgtatcgctgaggcacgcaagcctccccaccaacggcaaggtccatggttcatgggggggcatttAATGTTAAGACACAAAATGTTGTAGTGCAATCctgcaaagcaactgaaatggcATGTTAGTGGTCAGTTTATGAATGTGTCAAGCACAAAATAGCACTGCTTTTTCTCATACAGCTATTCAACATATGTGCATAACAGTGTTCTAACATCACCCAATCCCATGTTCGGCTGTCAACACAAGGAGAAACTGAAGAGTCAGGCAATTGATTAAGTTATTGTTCTGATACATGTACAGGGATAGAATCATTATAGTAATTTAACAAAGCCAGTTTTTATAGAAAATTCCACAAATATTTTGTGGTTATCTATGCTCCATCAATACAGAAGTCAAGAATGCATGATTAATGTAATTACGGGACTTATGGATAAACAGAAGCatctattatttttatatttcaacTGCATATAAGTATGTTCTACCCACTTTAAGGATATAAATTAGCTACACTACACTTAttcataatgtttggatacagaaAGCATTATGTACAAAATCTCAGCCTTTACTTTCTAGATAGTGTTGTCTTCCAGAAATCTGTCACACTTTCTGCATCAGAAATATTAATATGTCATCCTTTAAATGAATGTAATTATAtaaatttaacaatggaaaatccaagatggaacataacaataccagagaaggaaagttgctactcaccatatagtggagatgatgagtcacgctaggcacaacaaaaagattcacacaattgtagctttcagCTATTAAGGCAtttgtcagcaatacacacacacacacacacacacacacacacacacacacccacacacacacgtctgcagtctcagagaactgaaactacacatactccgctgtatggtgagtagcaactttacttctctGGTATTATTATataaatttacatatatttttgaaCTTACCAAGCCATCGCATAACTGATGTCAATATCtgaagatattttgttttctgCACATTGAAAAATACAAAAGGGCCCAGTGTACAGATGAATACTCCCTGCAATTGAAGTTAAAATTAACTATTGTACCTCAGTTGCACTGAATTCTAGCACACATAGTATACAGCTTATAAATCTACCAACAAAAGTATCAACTCACAAGAAAGATCCTGTAGGCATCTGCTCTTGTAATATCTGAATTCTCCCAGCACAGTGCACTTACTGGTAGTGTCATGTTGCATGAATAGTTGGCGGGTTGGTATGTGCTGGAAACAATGACATTCTGTTATCTAAATGATCTGAAATCTGGGAGACTAGGTAAAGAGTAAGAGGCATGCTAATGCTACATGAAGACAGAGGTCCAATAGCCACCACAATGCAGGAAAGCTGTTATTACAAAACATAAGGCCATGAAATAGAAAGTGCAAAATTGTTTATGTGAGTGATTAAATTTCTGTCCAGCTAACCCCTTCTTTTATATCTTACCTATATACTGTCAGTGACTGTGTGAATGTAAACACATGTATGTGAGCATATGTAGTTCTTTTCAAAATTGATAAATAATTTTAGATGGGGTCCATTATTCACATAATGTTTTTTAACCAATTCATTTAGCTCTGTTATAtaacaaattttattgtttttggaCTGCTATCTTTTACTTCCACTGTATATCCATGTCTACACCAGATATAACATCCGTGAGATTTCCGAGAACGTCATCGAGACAAAAGGTGGATGCACTAGTCATGTAAGAGCACATGCTATGATTGGAGCAGATACTATGCAGTAGCTGCTATTTTTCTACACCACCAGGAATTAATTTCCAAATGTACACTGGCAAACAAATCTCGTGCACTATGGCAGTATACAGTACGTTTTTTATAACTGTTGTGTGTTAAGTATGAATTCTTCTTGAACAGTCTGTCACCAGGGCCCAGGTTCAAGTCTGACtgctacacacagttttaatctgctgggaaactTCAACTACTGTATTTTATTACCAGCGTAGGACAACACAAAAACTTCTTGTCTCACTGCTTACTTTCATTAGTAAATCACATATGCAAACTACAAAATCATTACATGATGTAAAATGCAACAAATTTGATCTCAGGATGGCATGACAGTCAAAATATGTGGCAGACGCTGTTAAAGAGAGGCCGAGGAAGGAAATAATTGTTATATGTAAACACTCGACATATATAAGTTCAACTAAATTGGAAACAAAATGAGACTCTACTTAGAGAAATATTTGATGTGGCAGGCTAAAGTCTAGATCAGGGCCAGTGGCAGTCAATGCGGTGTTTCTCTACGGCTTATAGATTGGCAACGCACCCATTTTGTGCAACC encodes:
- the LOC124775073 gene encoding transmembrane protein 104 homolog isoform X1 is translated as MPGIVSHVEDQYSTWTGLVYVFNLIVGTGALTLPAVFNRAGWLLGLTVICTLAFISFITVTFVIETMASANAIMQWKRLQQMKRALQVNESQDEDSDEDQPLVSPGVSWEKFPSQLQRYYMIQEKIEMGQMASLFFTRGGRTLFFLCFAVYLYGDLSIYGTAVAKSLADVACTYQPANYSCNMTLPVSALCWENSDITRADAYRIFLGVFICTLGPFVFFNVQKTKYLQILTSVMRWLAFGFMTVYAAYKLIVEGPKGHPPAADLLGVPSLFGACVYSFMCHHSLPALVAPIADKSKLTRCLALDYLLITVFYLLLAMTGAFAFQHLDDLYTLDFGPRGSGDCNSDDVGLLMKVIEYFLALFPVFTLSTSFPIIAITLRNNLKSLFLTDGRHYRWCIRKVIFPLLAIVPPFVVAFTTEDLKKLVAITGSYAGAGIQYFIPAALVLAARKKTMEVIGMGVKNDFSSPFSGRGWVIFVIIWAIACLVLVSVNFIKIYVM